A single region of the Sphingomonas sp. LY29 genome encodes:
- a CDS encoding pyrroline-5-carboxylate reductase, which produces MTPTFPSPAWLVGCGNMAGAMVEGWRAAGVDLGGVTVIRPSATPVTGVRTVTSFPAEAPRFVMLGVKPQKIDEVAPTLAPFVGEQTLLVSMLAGVTSESLRQRFPDAKAIVRVMPNLPVSERAGVTALYSDDVNDDDRGVIEELMGALGLAPWCADEVSFSAIGAVAGSGPAYIARFVDAMAKGGEGLGLAPDLAAAIAVQTLVGTGAMEAASGESMADLARRVASPKGTTEEGLAVLDADDGVQSLVDRMLAAAIRRGQELAAAARDN; this is translated from the coding sequence GTGACGCCCACATTTCCTTCGCCGGCCTGGCTGGTCGGATGCGGCAACATGGCCGGTGCGATGGTCGAAGGCTGGCGGGCCGCGGGGGTGGATCTCGGCGGCGTTACCGTCATCCGGCCGAGTGCAACGCCGGTCACCGGGGTCCGCACGGTAACCTCCTTTCCGGCCGAAGCGCCGCGTTTCGTGATGTTGGGCGTCAAGCCGCAGAAGATCGATGAGGTCGCGCCCACGTTGGCCCCTTTCGTCGGTGAGCAGACCCTGCTGGTGTCGATGCTGGCGGGCGTGACGTCGGAAAGCCTGCGTCAACGATTCCCGGACGCGAAAGCGATCGTCCGGGTGATGCCAAATCTGCCAGTCTCCGAGCGCGCAGGCGTGACCGCACTCTACAGCGACGACGTCAACGACGACGATCGTGGCGTTATCGAAGAATTGATGGGCGCACTGGGCCTTGCACCATGGTGCGCGGACGAAGTCAGCTTCTCGGCCATCGGCGCGGTGGCGGGCTCGGGCCCGGCCTACATCGCGCGCTTCGTGGACGCGATGGCGAAGGGCGGAGAGGGGCTCGGCCTCGCGCCCGATCTCGCCGCCGCGATTGCCGTGCAGACGCTGGTCGGGACGGGCGCTATGGAGGCCGCGAGCGGCGAATCGATGGCCGACCTTGCCCGCCGCGTCGCAAGTCCGAAGGGAACGACAGAGGAGGGGCTTGCGGTTCTCGATGCGGACGATGGGGTTCAATCGCTGGTCGATCGCATGCTTGCCGCCGCGATCCGGCGCGGCCAGGAACTGGCGGCCGCCGCCCGCGATAATTGA
- a CDS encoding putative bifunctional diguanylate cyclase/phosphodiesterase, whose translation MSGNQGRVERRQRPRHLRWRDILSVDTPSDRIALAVRESQIDAMLRLVPITVVVQIVAAAIMVVGLRGSVENFELGLWFGAVLLLCFARGVRAWRLRHDADYADEHPASLSGICVVVAILAFFWVIPPIAWFEVASPSEKVFICILMTALLSAGSMTLISLPQTALLYIGILTIGAAALAIKVDSPVMFGLVLAYSTILATNVLSTARRFFTHSRDRIELREQGEIIKLLREFEASGSGGLWELDARLNFTKISNELLFAIGLDEGQVVGRHYTNLLDPDGQIARHSSGMRSLYNDLERGTTFRDRAIPSADRKRWWSLSGKPILDERGDLAGWRGVASDITESRLSGSDSVRAARTDPLTGLANRLLVRELLEQAALGHWNEEGHCALLLVDLDRFKLVNDTLGHAIGDQLLVEVGRRLELAVGTDGRVGRIGGDEFAIIWTSATDRENLSRLADIIVGRLAASFSIGAATLRIGATIGIAIGPNDGAREEQLMRSADLALYRAKEAGRGGYAFFERYMFDEAEDHRLLEQDVREALGSDGLTLAYQPIVAADSSAVVAHEALLRWRHPRRGDIPPDQFIPIIEDAGLIHQIGDWVIREACMEASRWPGQLRVAVNISAAQLSGAGLARTVLGALAASRLEPSRLELEVTESVFLGDDAATLASLERLRALGVRLVLDDFGKGYSSFGYLSRAQFAKIKIDQSFVRGAAEGAKDCMAIVHAILALARGLGVETTAEGVETAAQADVMRSLGCDLLQGFHFGRPVAPALLDLEPAAQSRRAG comes from the coding sequence ATGTCGGGTAATCAGGGCAGGGTAGAGCGCCGCCAGCGGCCGCGCCACCTGCGCTGGCGCGACATCCTGTCGGTCGACACGCCGTCGGATCGGATCGCGCTGGCGGTTCGCGAATCCCAAATCGACGCCATGTTGCGGCTCGTCCCGATCACGGTCGTGGTTCAGATCGTCGCCGCCGCGATCATGGTCGTGGGCCTTCGCGGATCGGTCGAGAACTTTGAGCTCGGGCTCTGGTTCGGCGCGGTCTTGCTGCTCTGTTTCGCGCGCGGCGTTCGCGCCTGGCGCCTTCGCCACGATGCCGACTATGCCGACGAACACCCGGCAAGCCTGTCGGGCATCTGCGTCGTCGTCGCGATCCTCGCTTTCTTCTGGGTCATTCCCCCGATCGCCTGGTTCGAAGTCGCGTCGCCATCCGAAAAGGTGTTCATTTGCATCCTGATGACCGCGCTTCTGAGCGCCGGAAGCATGACCCTGATCTCACTTCCGCAAACCGCGCTGCTCTACATCGGGATCCTGACGATCGGCGCCGCCGCGCTGGCCATCAAGGTCGACAGCCCGGTGATGTTCGGACTGGTGCTCGCTTATTCGACGATCCTTGCGACCAACGTGCTCAGTACCGCCCGCCGCTTCTTTACGCACAGCCGCGACCGGATCGAGCTTCGCGAACAGGGTGAGATCATCAAGCTGTTGCGCGAATTTGAAGCATCGGGGTCCGGCGGCCTGTGGGAGCTCGACGCGCGTCTGAACTTCACCAAAATCTCGAACGAACTGCTGTTCGCGATCGGCCTCGACGAAGGTCAGGTCGTGGGGCGCCACTACACCAACCTCTTGGATCCCGACGGCCAGATCGCGCGGCATTCGTCGGGTATGCGGAGCCTCTACAACGACCTCGAACGAGGCACGACGTTCCGCGACCGGGCCATTCCTTCGGCGGATCGCAAGCGTTGGTGGTCCTTGTCGGGGAAGCCGATCCTAGACGAGCGCGGCGACCTTGCCGGGTGGCGCGGGGTCGCCTCGGACATCACCGAATCCAGGCTGTCTGGAAGTGACTCGGTCCGCGCGGCACGGACCGATCCGCTGACCGGCCTCGCCAATCGCCTGCTCGTCCGCGAACTCCTTGAACAGGCGGCGCTGGGCCATTGGAACGAGGAAGGGCATTGCGCGCTGCTGCTGGTCGACCTCGACCGCTTCAAGCTCGTCAATGACACGCTTGGCCACGCAATAGGCGACCAGTTGCTGGTCGAAGTGGGCCGCCGCCTCGAACTGGCGGTCGGGACCGATGGCCGGGTCGGCCGCATTGGCGGCGACGAATTCGCCATCATCTGGACCAGTGCCACCGACCGCGAAAATCTGTCGCGCCTGGCCGACATCATTGTTGGGCGGCTTGCAGCCAGCTTCTCGATCGGTGCAGCCACGCTCCGCATCGGCGCGACGATCGGGATTGCGATCGGACCGAATGATGGAGCGCGCGAAGAGCAGTTGATGCGAAGCGCCGACCTCGCGCTTTATCGCGCCAAGGAGGCCGGTCGCGGCGGCTACGCCTTCTTTGAACGCTATATGTTCGACGAGGCCGAAGACCACCGCCTGCTCGAACAGGACGTGCGCGAGGCGCTGGGAAGCGATGGGCTGACGCTCGCCTACCAGCCGATCGTCGCCGCCGACAGCAGCGCGGTCGTAGCGCACGAAGCACTCTTGCGCTGGCGCCACCCGCGCCGCGGCGACATTCCGCCCGACCAGTTCATCCCGATCATCGAGGATGCCGGCCTGATCCATCAGATCGGCGACTGGGTCATTCGCGAAGCCTGCATGGAAGCGTCGCGGTGGCCGGGACAGCTTCGGGTGGCGGTGAACATTTCAGCCGCTCAATTGTCGGGCGCGGGTCTTGCCCGAACCGTGCTGGGTGCGCTTGCTGCAAGCCGACTGGAGCCAAGCCGCCTTGAGCTGGAGGTCACCGAAAGCGTTTTCCTAGGTGACGATGCGGCGACCCTTGCCTCGCTCGAGCGGCTGCGCGCGCTTGGTGTTCGCCTCGTGCTCGACGATTTCGGCAAGGGCTATAGCTCGTTCGGCTATCTCAGCCGCGCGCAATTCGCCAAGATCAAGATCGACCAGAGCTTCGTCCGCGGCGCTGCCGAGGGCGCAAAGGACTGCATGGCCATCGTCCATGCCATCCTGGCGCTGGCCCGCGGCCTTGGCGTCGAGACGACTGCGGAGGGCGTCGAGACCGCCGCGCAGGCCGACGTGATGCGCTCGCTGGGCTGCGATCTGCTGCAGGGCTTCCACTTCGGCCGGCCGGTGGCGCCGGCGCTCCTCGACCTCGAACCCGCCGCGCAAAGCCGTCGCGCCGGCTGA
- a CDS encoding branched-chain amino acid aminotransferase has product MAETRSFDDRDGFIWFDGELRPWRDANVHILTHAMHYASSVFEGQRAYNGVIFKLSEHSQRLRNSAEMLGFDLPWGVEQIDAACNEVLKANGLTDAYLRPVAWRGSEQMGVSPKGTKPHLAVACWVWGKYFDEAKAAKGIRLDMAPWRRPAPYTAPVHSKAAGLYMIATMSKAHADARGYDDALMLDWRGQVAEATGANAFFVREGKLYTPTPDCFLDGITRRTVIDLAKRRGIEVIEKAIWPEELESFEQFFLTGSAAEVTLVQSAGPWNFEVGDLSRQLQRDYDDLVNRRI; this is encoded by the coding sequence ATGGCAGAGACGCGCAGCTTCGACGATCGTGACGGTTTTATCTGGTTCGACGGCGAACTGCGTCCGTGGCGCGATGCCAATGTCCATATCCTGACTCATGCGATGCATTACGCCTCGTCGGTGTTCGAAGGGCAGCGCGCCTACAATGGCGTCATTTTCAAGCTGAGCGAACATAGCCAGCGGCTGCGCAACTCCGCCGAGATGCTCGGCTTCGACCTTCCGTGGGGCGTCGAGCAGATCGATGCGGCTTGTAACGAAGTCCTCAAGGCTAATGGTCTCACCGACGCCTACCTGCGTCCGGTTGCGTGGCGTGGGTCGGAGCAGATGGGCGTGAGCCCCAAGGGGACCAAGCCACATCTCGCCGTCGCCTGCTGGGTCTGGGGCAAGTATTTCGACGAGGCGAAGGCAGCGAAGGGCATCCGCCTTGACATGGCGCCGTGGCGGCGTCCCGCGCCCTACACCGCGCCGGTGCACAGCAAGGCGGCGGGCCTCTACATGATCGCGACGATGTCGAAGGCACACGCCGATGCGCGCGGTTACGACGACGCGCTGATGCTCGACTGGCGCGGGCAGGTAGCCGAAGCGACTGGCGCCAACGCCTTCTTCGTTCGCGAAGGGAAACTCTACACGCCGACCCCGGACTGCTTCCTCGACGGCATCACCCGCCGGACGGTCATCGATCTTGCGAAGCGTCGCGGTATCGAAGTGATCGAAAAGGCGATCTGGCCCGAGGAGCTCGAAAGCTTTGAGCAATTCTTCCTCACCGGCTCGGCGGCCGAAGTCACGCTGGTCCAGTCGGCTGGCCCGTGGAATTTCGAAGTCGGTGACCTGTCGCGGCAGCTACAGCGCGACTATGACGATCTGGTCAACCGCCGGATCTGA
- the hisG gene encoding ATP phosphoribosyltransferase translates to MSPDRNRLHMAIQKSGRLSDRSRRLLSDAGLRLSESGKNQLAARAENFPLDLMFVRDDDIPTFVADGVCELGIVGQNVLEEYSLGLSEPRIEEVARLGFGRCSLKIAAPEALNFFQLKMLDGQRIATSYPRLLGRFLAAHGLTAEIVTMRGAVELAPRLGIARFVCDLVSTGATLEANGLAPVADVFDSEAVLVRTLNPIDHPHRAKADALLTRIEGVIATAESKYIVLNAPESALQAITEILPGADAPTVVPLIGRPGHVAVQAVCQESVFWETLEKLKSVGASAILVMPIEKMML, encoded by the coding sequence ATGAGCCCCGATCGCAATCGCCTGCACATGGCAATCCAGAAGTCGGGACGGCTGTCCGACCGGTCACGGCGGCTGCTTAGCGATGCCGGCCTGCGGCTGAGCGAGAGCGGCAAAAATCAGCTTGCCGCCCGCGCCGAGAATTTCCCGCTCGACCTGATGTTCGTCCGCGACGACGATATCCCGACCTTCGTCGCCGACGGGGTGTGCGAGCTCGGTATCGTCGGCCAGAACGTGCTCGAGGAATATTCGCTGGGCCTCAGCGAACCGCGCATCGAGGAAGTGGCGCGCCTTGGCTTTGGGCGCTGCAGCCTGAAGATCGCCGCGCCCGAGGCACTCAACTTCTTCCAGCTCAAGATGCTCGACGGGCAGCGGATCGCGACCAGCTATCCCCGGCTGCTCGGTCGCTTCCTCGCCGCTCACGGCCTGACCGCGGAGATCGTCACGATGCGTGGCGCGGTCGAACTCGCGCCGCGCCTCGGCATCGCGCGCTTCGTCTGCGACCTCGTGTCGACCGGCGCGACGCTGGAGGCCAACGGCCTCGCGCCCGTCGCGGACGTGTTCGACAGCGAAGCCGTGCTGGTGCGCACGCTCAACCCGATCGATCATCCGCACCGCGCGAAGGCCGACGCCTTGCTGACCCGCATTGAAGGCGTAATCGCGACGGCGGAGAGCAAGTATATCGTGCTCAACGCGCCCGAAAGCGCGCTCCAGGCAATCACCGAGATTTTGCCCGGCGCCGATGCCCCGACAGTGGTTCCGCTGATCGGTCGCCCGGGACATGTCGCGGTGCAGGCCGTCTGCCAGGAATCGGTCTTCTGGGAGACGCTTGAAAAACTGAAAAGCGTCGGCGCATCGGCAATCCTGGTCATGCCGATCGAAAAGATGATGCTGTGA
- the hisH gene encoding imidazole glycerol phosphate synthase subunit HisH, translated as MSDVVVLDLGYGNTRSIALAFERLGATVSLSADPRVAEQADRLVLPGVGAAGAAMKALDRSGIADALRARRRPSLGICLGMQLLFDRSDEDDGTALLGVVPGNVSAIPAKPGFPVPHMGWSRLSAETDFGLNEGDYVYFAHSFVCPDGPATTARASYGETVVPAAIRSGPWWGAQFHPERSSKAGARFLKAFLSA; from the coding sequence GTGAGCGACGTCGTCGTTCTCGACCTCGGCTATGGCAACACCCGGTCGATCGCACTGGCGTTCGAACGCCTGGGCGCGACCGTCTCCTTGTCGGCCGATCCGCGTGTCGCCGAGCAAGCCGACCGGCTAGTTCTACCGGGGGTCGGTGCGGCTGGGGCGGCAATGAAGGCGCTCGATCGAAGCGGGATCGCGGACGCATTGCGCGCGCGCCGACGCCCCTCACTCGGGATCTGCCTTGGCATGCAGCTGCTGTTCGATCGGTCCGACGAGGACGACGGCACCGCACTGTTGGGCGTCGTTCCGGGCAATGTCTCCGCCATTCCTGCGAAGCCGGGTTTTCCGGTGCCGCACATGGGGTGGAGCCGGCTGAGCGCGGAAACGGACTTCGGCCTCAACGAAGGCGACTACGTCTATTTCGCGCACAGCTTCGTCTGTCCCGATGGTCCCGCGACCACCGCGCGGGCATCCTACGGCGAGACAGTCGTCCCCGCCGCAATCCGCAGTGGCCCGTGGTGGGGCGCCCAATTCCACCCCGAGCGATCGTCCAAAGCCGGTGCGCGCTTCCTGAAGGCATTTTTGTCCGCATGA
- a CDS encoding 1-(5-phosphoribosyl)-5-[(5-phosphoribosylamino)methylideneamino] imidazole-4-carboxamide isomerase, with protein MIILPAIDLIEGRCVRLAQGDFDRETRYSDDPAAALRQFAEGGAVEAHLVDLDGAKAREPRQHDLFVELAADAALKLQVAGGFRTSDQVARVLDAGVLRVVIGSLAIDNSDLFASLLDSFGPDRLTLALDVHIVDGTPMVATHGWKTGSGEALSTVLGRFPTVRHLLVTDIARDGMLSGPNLALMQSILAQFPGIELQASGGVASLDDLDELRDAGASRAIVGKAIWERRFTVAEGVAHARG; from the coding sequence ATGATCATCTTGCCTGCCATCGACCTGATCGAAGGCCGCTGCGTCCGCTTGGCTCAGGGCGATTTCGACCGCGAAACGCGCTACTCCGACGATCCCGCCGCAGCGCTTCGGCAATTCGCGGAAGGTGGCGCGGTCGAGGCGCATCTCGTGGATCTCGACGGTGCAAAGGCGCGCGAGCCGCGCCAGCATGACCTCTTCGTCGAGTTGGCCGCGGACGCAGCACTCAAGCTGCAAGTCGCCGGCGGATTTCGGACAAGCGATCAGGTGGCGCGCGTGCTCGACGCGGGCGTTTTGCGCGTCGTCATCGGCAGCCTTGCGATCGACAATTCCGACCTCTTTGCCTCCCTGCTGGATAGCTTCGGCCCCGATCGATTGACGCTCGCGCTCGATGTTCACATCGTCGACGGCACGCCGATGGTCGCAACGCATGGCTGGAAGACCGGGTCGGGGGAAGCGCTGTCGACAGTCCTCGGACGCTTCCCGACTGTCCGTCATCTGTTGGTGACTGACATCGCTCGCGATGGCATGTTGAGCGGTCCCAACCTCGCGCTGATGCAATCGATCCTCGCGCAGTTTCCGGGGATCGAATTGCAGGCGTCGGGAGGCGTGGCTAGCCTCGACGATCTCGACGAGCTTCGCGATGCCGGAGCGTCGCGGGCCATCGTCGGCAAGGCGATCTGGGAACGCCGCTTCACCGTCGCCGAGGGGGTCGCCCATGCCCGCGGCTAG
- a CDS encoding YbjN domain-containing protein: protein MLEQYFEARGWACERAGEGEIIASATGSWAQYELRGVWRSEDQVLQFLAFPDIKVGVEKRAAMYETIGLINEQLWLGHFELWSGSGLIVFRHAALVAENDTLPFEQAEAISEAAIEECERFYPVFQFVLWGGKSPTEAISAALIDTAGEA from the coding sequence ATGCTCGAGCAGTATTTCGAGGCGCGCGGTTGGGCGTGCGAACGCGCGGGCGAAGGCGAGATCATTGCCTCGGCGACGGGAAGTTGGGCACAGTATGAGCTTCGGGGCGTATGGCGCAGCGAAGACCAGGTGCTGCAGTTCCTCGCCTTTCCCGACATTAAGGTCGGCGTCGAAAAACGCGCCGCGATGTACGAGACGATCGGGCTGATCAACGAGCAGCTCTGGCTCGGTCACTTCGAATTGTGGTCGGGGTCGGGGCTGATCGTGTTCCGGCATGCCGCGCTGGTCGCCGAGAATGACACGCTTCCGTTCGAGCAGGCGGAAGCGATCAGCGAAGCCGCGATCGAGGAGTGCGAACGCTTCTACCCGGTGTTCCAATTCGTGCTGTGGGGCGGAAAATCGCCGACCGAGGCCATTTCGGCGGCGCTGATTGACACCGCAGGCGAAGCCTGA
- a CDS encoding YerC/YecD family TrpR-related protein, whose amino-acid sequence MQFHCYITVKQTMSSKSFLTEARNALASDLADALVRLKDKDEAMALLADLCTPAEVHTLAERWHVAKLLNAGDLTYREIHEATGVSTTTIVRVARFLRQENNGGYRMLLDRTGQKA is encoded by the coding sequence ATGCAGTTTCACTGTTATATCACGGTGAAACAAACCATGAGTTCTAAATCTTTTTTGACCGAAGCGCGCAACGCGTTGGCATCCGATCTTGCGGATGCGCTCGTGCGGCTGAAGGACAAGGACGAGGCGATGGCGCTTCTCGCCGACCTGTGCACCCCGGCGGAGGTGCATACGCTGGCCGAGCGCTGGCATGTCGCGAAGCTGCTGAACGCGGGCGACCTCACGTATCGCGAGATTCATGAAGCGACTGGGGTGAGCACCACCACGATCGTGCGTGTGGCGCGATTCCTCCGACAGGAAAACAACGGCGGCTACCGAATGCTGCTCGACCGGACAGGACAAAAGGCATGA
- a CDS encoding DUF2384 domain-containing protein: MSNQALLRDFAPAALRAFWRIANRWKINEQQQMLVLGINDWAILQTWRSGDVEYLPNETTIRLSHVFGIFKAINTLLRKPGAADDWLWKSNEAPFLSGQSAMQKMLSGRLGDLEEVRRYLDSELGS, translated from the coding sequence ATGTCCAACCAAGCCTTACTTAGAGACTTTGCACCTGCTGCACTGCGAGCCTTCTGGCGTATTGCTAATCGGTGGAAAATTAACGAGCAGCAACAGATGCTCGTTTTGGGCATAAATGACTGGGCTATTCTACAGACGTGGCGATCTGGCGATGTCGAATACTTGCCGAACGAAACAACCATTCGATTGTCTCACGTTTTCGGCATTTTCAAAGCTATAAATACGTTGCTGCGGAAGCCTGGCGCCGCAGACGACTGGCTATGGAAATCTAATGAAGCTCCTTTCTTGTCTGGTCAGAGCGCTATGCAGAAAATGCTTTCAGGCCGACTCGGCGACCTAGAGGAGGTTCGTCGATACCTCGACAGCGAACTTGGATCGTGA
- the hisC gene encoding histidinol-phosphate transaminase, with amino-acid sequence MSVVQRLARPAILSLPPVDIAGAPLPGTIRLDANENPFVPLVPGQPTINRYPDPQPAALRRRLADLYGVAAERLWVTRGSDDAIDLLIRAFCEAGRDCIGIVEPTFSAYAQFARVQGAQVVSAHLTGAFRFDAAAVLATMRTAAPKLLFLCTPNNPTGTPVDPADVRRIAAALPDTIVVADEAYGEFADAPSLSSEAGEIPNLVVLRTLSKAYGLAGARIGSAIGSKELIELMARVSPPYPLPGPSISAALDALGPERIPLHRKRIADLLSDRERLAAQLRAVPEIWSVREGGNFLFLEVADPASLAQRLTAAAIRVRFRPNAAPGGVRVTVGTAQENAALLAIFGIEGAAAGRRAEVVRDTKETRIALSIDLDQTEPREIDSGVPFYDHMLDQVAAHGGFAMTLACSGDVEIDPHHSIEDIAIALGTALREALGDKRGVGRFGFALPMDETEAQVLIDLSGRPFAKFDGTFAMPSVGDMPTQMVPHVFRSLADSLGAAIHVRVEGDNDHHKVEACFKAFGRALRQALAIEGRGDVLPSTKGML; translated from the coding sequence ATGAGCGTCGTGCAACGCCTCGCGCGCCCTGCAATCCTGTCGCTGCCCCCGGTCGATATCGCCGGTGCACCGCTGCCGGGGACAATTCGTCTCGACGCCAACGAAAATCCGTTTGTGCCGCTGGTGCCGGGACAGCCGACGATCAATCGCTATCCCGATCCCCAGCCGGCGGCGCTTCGGCGACGACTGGCCGACCTCTACGGCGTCGCAGCGGAGCGGCTGTGGGTTACGCGTGGAAGCGATGACGCCATCGACCTGCTGATCCGCGCCTTCTGCGAAGCGGGCCGCGATTGCATCGGGATCGTCGAACCGACCTTTTCCGCTTACGCCCAATTCGCCCGCGTGCAGGGCGCGCAGGTCGTCAGCGCTCACCTGACCGGCGCATTCCGCTTCGACGCCGCGGCGGTGTTGGCGACCATGCGCACCGCCGCGCCGAAATTGCTGTTCCTGTGCACGCCCAACAATCCGACCGGAACGCCAGTTGATCCGGCCGATGTGCGCCGTATCGCCGCCGCGCTTCCCGACACGATCGTCGTCGCCGACGAGGCCTATGGCGAATTTGCCGATGCGCCGAGCCTGTCGTCCGAAGCGGGCGAGATCCCGAATCTCGTCGTCCTGCGCACGCTCTCGAAAGCGTACGGATTAGCGGGCGCGCGCATCGGCTCTGCGATCGGCAGCAAAGAACTGATCGAACTGATGGCGCGAGTCTCGCCGCCATATCCGCTTCCGGGCCCCAGCATTTCCGCAGCGCTCGACGCGCTTGGTCCGGAGCGGATACCCCTGCATCGCAAGCGCATCGCCGACCTTCTCTCTGACCGCGAGCGCTTGGCCGCGCAACTCCGCGCCGTCCCGGAAATCTGGTCTGTCCGCGAGGGCGGTAATTTCCTTTTCCTTGAAGTGGCCGATCCCGCGAGCCTCGCTCAGCGGCTGACCGCAGCGGCGATCCGCGTGCGCTTCCGACCGAACGCCGCCCCGGGCGGGGTTCGGGTCACCGTCGGCACCGCGCAGGAAAACGCAGCGCTGCTCGCCATCTTCGGGATCGAGGGAGCGGCGGCAGGTCGGCGAGCGGAGGTTGTTCGCGATACGAAGGAGACCCGCATCGCGCTGAGCATCGACCTCGACCAGACCGAACCGCGAGAGATCGACAGCGGCGTTCCCTTCTACGACCACATGCTCGATCAGGTTGCCGCTCACGGCGGCTTCGCCATGACGCTGGCCTGCTCCGGCGATGTCGAGATCGACCCACACCACAGCATCGAGGATATCGCCATCGCCCTCGGCACCGCGCTTCGCGAAGCGCTCGGCGACAAGCGGGGCGTCGGCCGGTTCGGCTTCGCGCTGCCGATGGACGAGACCGAGGCGCAGGTCCTGATCGATCTGTCGGGACGTCCCTTCGCCAAATTCGATGGCACGTTTGCAATGCCAAGCGTCGGCGACATGCCGACGCAGATGGTGCCCCACGTCTTTCGAAGCCTTGCCGATAGCCTGGGCGCCGCGATCCACGTTCGGGTCGAGGGCGACAACGACCATCACAAGGTCGAAGCCTGCTTCAAGGCGTTCGGGCGCGCACTTCGTCAGGCGCTCGCGATCGAAGGACGCGGCGATGTCCTGCCGTCGACGAAGGGAATGTTGTGA
- the hisD gene encoding histidinol dehydrogenase — protein MSRFDWVQTSQREEALARPRGRGDAALRASVMSIVDDVRDRGWDAVVDVATRIDGAAPKSIEVAPFADEARRILPAAAQEAMRLAARAIETFHRQTLPRNTEVITYPGLSVSKLWRPLSRAGLYVPGGKAPLFSTLLMLAIPARVAGVRELVVVTPPRAEGGLDPAIALAAEIAGIDAIWTIGGAQAVAALAFGAGDIPAVDIICGPGNSWVSTAKSLVASMAGGPGIDLPAGPSELMVIADDSSDPVTVAADLLSQAEHDREAQVIVVSPSGGLLDAVAAEVDRQSAMLTGDLAPTRYVLCFDLEEAVSIANLYAPEHLSLACDGAAALVPAIRNAGAVFVGHQAAESFGDYLAGSSHVLPTDGAARFSGGVSTLTFMKAMTVQSVSKAAASSLAIPAAALARLEGLEAHARAAEARAVA, from the coding sequence GTGAGCAGGTTCGATTGGGTCCAGACCTCGCAGCGCGAGGAAGCGTTGGCGCGGCCGCGCGGACGCGGGGACGCCGCCTTGCGTGCATCTGTCATGTCGATCGTCGATGACGTGCGCGATCGGGGCTGGGATGCCGTCGTCGATGTCGCGACCCGGATTGACGGGGCCGCCCCGAAGTCGATCGAGGTCGCGCCCTTTGCCGACGAGGCGCGGCGCATTTTGCCGGCGGCCGCTCAGGAAGCAATGCGCCTTGCCGCGCGCGCGATCGAGACATTCCACCGCCAGACGCTGCCGCGGAATACCGAGGTCATCACTTATCCTGGTCTCAGCGTATCCAAGTTGTGGCGCCCACTGTCCCGCGCCGGCTTGTATGTTCCCGGCGGCAAAGCGCCGCTGTTTTCGACCTTGCTGATGCTGGCGATCCCGGCCCGTGTCGCGGGCGTGCGCGAACTGGTGGTCGTCACGCCGCCGCGTGCCGAAGGTGGGCTCGATCCGGCGATCGCACTTGCCGCCGAGATCGCCGGGATCGACGCCATCTGGACGATTGGCGGAGCGCAGGCGGTCGCCGCCCTCGCATTCGGCGCGGGTGACATTCCGGCAGTCGATATCATCTGCGGTCCGGGCAACTCATGGGTCTCGACCGCCAAGTCACTGGTCGCGTCGATGGCCGGCGGGCCGGGAATCGACCTGCCGGCCGGACCCAGCGAATTGATGGTAATCGCGGACGACAGCTCCGATCCGGTTACCGTCGCCGCCGACCTGCTCAGCCAGGCCGAACATGATCGCGAGGCCCAGGTGATCGTCGTCTCGCCGTCGGGAGGCTTGCTCGATGCGGTGGCGGCGGAGGTCGATCGGCAATCGGCGATGCTGACCGGCGATCTTGCGCCGACACGCTACGTCCTATGTTTTGATCTCGAAGAAGCCGTCTCGATCGCCAACCTCTACGCGCCTGAACATTTGTCGCTCGCTTGCGACGGTGCGGCGGCGCTGGTCCCTGCCATCCGCAATGCCGGGGCCGTGTTCGTTGGGCACCAGGCTGCCGAGAGCTTCGGCGATTATCTAGCGGGTTCAAGTCACGTCCTGCCGACCGACGGCGCGGCGCGCTTCAGCGGCGGGGTGTCTACGCTGACCTTCATGAAGGCGATGACGGTTCAGTCGGTGAGCAAGGCCGCGGCATCGAGCCTGGCGATACCGGCAGCGGCGCTGGCCCGGCTCGAAGGACTGGAAGCGCATGCGCGCGCCGCAGAGGCGAGGGCGGTCGCATGA